AGTCCGCCCAGGCCACGCTGATTTCGGCCTATGAGGCGCACGGCGAGGCGCAATTCGACGAGTTGACGGAGCATCAGATCGAGGCGGCCGCGGCCCGAGTGCGGGCCGCCGAGGCCGGGCTCGAATCGGCCGCCCACCAGCTCAGCGAAGCGCGGGCCGGACCGGACCACGCAGCGCTCAACGAAGCCATCGCGGCCGGTGAGCGTGGCCTCGCCGCCGCCCAGCGTCGGCTGGTAGAACTCCAGGAAGCGCCGACCGAAGCGGATCTCGCGGAGGCCCGAGCGAACATTGCCCTGGCCGAGGGAGCGCTGCGCGATGCCGAGGACGACCAGCGCGACCTGATCGAGGGACCGTCGGCCACGGAGATCGCGACCCAGGCCGCCGCCGTGACGACCGCGCGAGCGGCGCTGGCATCGGCTCGCGAGCGACTGGCCGAGTTGACCGAAGGTCCGAGCGAGGTCGAAATCGCGGTACAGGAAGCCGCGGTGGCTGAAGCACGGCAGGCCGTGGCGGACGCCGAGACTGAATTGAGTGAATTGCGCGCCGAACCATCGGACCACGACGTAGACGCGCAGGAGAGCGCCATCGCGGTCGCCTCGCATGGCGTCACTGCCGCCGAGGCCCGCCTGCAGGATCTGCTCGCCGACCCTGACGCCGCCGAGCTGCTCCGCGAGCAAGCGGGCCTGACGTCGGCGCAACTGTCGCTCGAGGCGGCCAGGCTGCGTCTGGACGAGCTGCGCGAGGGACCCGACCCAACGGATGTCCGCCTGGCCGAACAGGCCATTCGCGCGTCCGAGTTGTCCCTCACCGACGCCAAAACGCGGCTGGAGGAGCTGCAGGAGGGACCGTCCGCGCTGGAGATTCTCCGGGCCGAGAACGCCGTGCGCCGAGCCGCGCTGGCACTGGCCGACGCGCAGGCCCCGCCGGACGCGCTGGACGTCGAGCAAAGCGAGTTGGCGGTGACCGACGCCGAGCGGCGACTGACAGCTGCCCAGGAGGACCTGGCCGATGCGCTGATCGTGGCGCCGTTTGCCGGAGTCGTGCTGGATGTGAACGGGCAAGTGGGACTTCAGGCGCCGGCAACCGTCGTGACCCTGGCCGAGGCGGCGTCGATTCACGTGCTCGTGAACGTCGATGAATCCGACATCGGGCTCGTCAAGCTGGGTCAGTCGGTGAGGCTCGAGTTTGAGGCGCTTGGCGGCACGGTCTTCGCCGGCACCGTGATCCGTCGCGGTCAGCAAGGCGAAGCGTCGCAGGGGCTCGTGACGTACCCGGTCGAAATCGGCTTCACCTCGCCCGACCCTCGCCTGCTGAGCGGACTGACGGCCGATGTCTCGATCGTGCTGGCCGAGTCACCCGGCACGCTGGCGATCCCACGGCAGGCCGTGCAGACGGTCGGGGCCCGCTCGTTCGTGAGCGTGCTCGGCGCGGACGGCGTGATCCAGCAACAGCCAGTCACGGTCGGGCTGCAGGATGAGCTGTTCGTTGAGGTGACCGAGGGCCTGGTCGAAGGCGAGGCCGTGGTCCTCACCGGCGCGGCTATCGCCGGATTCCAGCTGCCGCAGCTGCCGGCCGGCTTCACGCCGGGTCAGTTCAGGCCCGGGCAATTCGGTGGCGGCGGCGGGGGCTTCCGCGGTGTTGGCGGCGGCGGTCCCGGCGGAGGCGGCAGCTAGTGGACAGCATCTCGCAGGAGAACGGCGATCCGACGCCGGTCGTGCGCGTCGAGGATCTCGCCAAGACCTATCACATGGGCTCGATCGACGTGCACGCCCTGCGCGGCGTCTCATTCGACATCGGCACAGGCGAAATGGTCGCCATCATGGGCCACTCGGGCTCCGGCAAGTCGACGTTGCTCAATCTGCTGGGGTGCCTGGATGCGCCCACGGCGGGGAGCTACTTCCTCGACGGCGAGTTGGTCGGCGATCTGTCGGACGACGCGCTGGCGGCCATTCGCAACCGCAAGATTGGCTTCGTCTTCCAATCGTTCAATCTGCTGGCGCGAATGTCGGCGCTGGAGCAGGTTGAGATGCCATTGCTCTACGCCCGCGACCGTCAACGACGACAACGCGCGGAAGAGGCGTTGGCGGTCGTTGGGCTCGAGGACCGCATGCACCACAAGCCGTCGGAGCTCTCCGGCGGGCAGCAGCAGCGCGTGGCAATTGCGCGCGCCCTGGTGGGCAACCCCAGCATGGTGCTGGCCGACGAGCCCACGGGGAATCTCGACACGGCCACGGCCAACGAAATCATGGAGCTGCTGGTCCTCCTGAATGAGGAGCGCCGCATCACCACGCTGATCGTGACGCACGAGGCAGACGTGGCGGCGCGCACGCAGCGGGTGATTCGCATGGTGGACGGAACGGTCGCCACCGACGACCTCACCGCTTGTGCGGAGAGCGGCGTATGAGTCTCGCGGACGGTGTGCTCCTGGCCCTGCGGGCGCTGGCCGCCAACAAGCTGCGCACGAGCCTGACGGTGCTGGGCATGGTGATCGGGGTGGCGGCGGTGATTGCGCTGATGTCGCTGGGCGCGGGCGCGCAGGCGTCCATCGAGGCGAACATCCGCGGCACGGGTTCCAACCTGCTCTTCATCAGCCCCGGCGTGCAGTCGGCGACCGGCGGCAGGTTCGTGGACGTGAGCGCCACCTCGCCGACGCTGACCTTCGAGGACGCCGAGGCCATTCGCGACGCGGCCATCCAGGGCATCGTCGACATCGCCCCGACGCGCAACACGAACGCATCGCTGGTGGCGGGAGGCAATGCGTTCACGACGCAGATCATCGGCGTGACGCCAAGCTACGCCGAGGTGCGCACCTTCCAGCCGCAGGCCGGTCGCTTCATCAGCGACGACGACCTCAGTCGACGCGCCCGCGTGATCGCCCTGGGGCAAACGATCGCCACCGAGCTGTTTCCGGGCCAGAACCCCATCGGCGCCACGGTGCGTCTCAACAACCAGACCTTCACCGTGATCGCTGTCATGGAGGAGTCGGGCCAGGCGACGTTCCAGAGCCGCGACAACCAGGCGCTGGTGCCGCTGACCACGCTTCAGACGCGCATCAGCCCGTCGCGCACGCTGGCCGGCGATGACATCGTCTCGGAGATCAGCGTGACGCTCGCCGACGAGGACGAGGCGACGATCGAGGCGGTCACCACCGAGGTCAGCGCGCTGCTCCGGCTGCGGCACGACGTGGTCCAAGACGACT
Above is a window of Chloroflexota bacterium DNA encoding:
- a CDS encoding efflux RND transporter periplasmic adaptor subunit; this translates as MSSLLRRAIVALLVMAVAGGVAAFLIIRLEVFQAEEEAPPITASVERRDLVSTLAVIGNVEFGNTVGLGFGQSGTLQALNVEAGQLVPAGTVLAQLDVVDLERAVDDAASSLQQAELQLAKLLRPADDADVERAELDVQEAQASLDDLRAPVSASDVAAAEAAVISAQMSHDRAAKDLEDLQAGPSALDLIEAEGAIASAQASLASAELGLQALLDEPSVAAMADAQGAIESARSSLAGAKDALDTLLEDPSTSDVANAELRIRSARAALAEAEDQLATLRAGATQAEINEAAASVEAARTALVESEEDLATLTADPTPEELTDAENAVQSAQAGLLQAQSALDALVQGPTESQLQDARDQIATAQATLDSARRDAVEAPTKQIQIIASAESSYESAQATLISAYEAHGEAQFDELTEHQIEAAAARVRAAEAGLESAAHQLSEARAGPDHAALNEAIAAGERGLAAAQRRLVELQEAPTEADLAEARANIALAEGALRDAEDDQRDLIEGPSATEIATQAAAVTTARAALASARERLAELTEGPSEVEIAVQEAAVAEARQAVADAETELSELRAEPSDHDVDAQESAIAVASHGVTAAEARLQDLLADPDAAELLREQAGLTSAQLSLEAARLRLDELREGPDPTDVRLAEQAIRASELSLTDAKTRLEELQEGPSALEILRAENAVRRAALALADAQAPPDALDVEQSELAVTDAERRLTAAQEDLADALIVAPFAGVVLDVNGQVGLQAPATVVTLAEAASIHVLVNVDESDIGLVKLGQSVRLEFEALGGTVFAGTVIRRGQQGEASQGLVTYPVEIGFTSPDPRLLSGLTADVSIVLAESPGTLAIPRQAVQTVGARSFVSVLGADGVIQQQPVTVGLQDELFVEVTEGLVEGEAVVLTGAAIAGFQLPQLPAGFTPGQFRPGQFGGGGGGFRGVGGGGPGGGGS
- a CDS encoding ABC transporter permease, with the translated sequence MSLADGVLLALRALAANKLRTSLTVLGMVIGVAAVIALMSLGAGAQASIEANIRGTGSNLLFISPGVQSATGGRFVDVSATSPTLTFEDAEAIRDAAIQGIVDIAPTRNTNASLVAGGNAFTTQIIGVTPSYAEVRTFQPQAGRFISDDDLSRRARVIALGQTIATELFPGQNPIGATVRLNNQTFTVIAVMEESGQATFQSRDNQALVPLTTLQTRISPSRTLAGDDIVSEISVTLADEDEATIEAVTTEVSALLRLRHDVVQDDFTIRTQQDIIEALGEVTGTLTLFLGAIAGISLLVGGIGIMNIMLVSVTERTREIGIRKAIGARRRDILVQFLIEAVLVSLGGGIAGAVIGGLLATYMGGVRIGGRALEGHLTPEPVILALAVSVAIGLVFGIYPANRAARLRPIEALRYE
- a CDS encoding ABC transporter ATP-binding protein, whose amino-acid sequence is MGSIDVHALRGVSFDIGTGEMVAIMGHSGSGKSTLLNLLGCLDAPTAGSYFLDGELVGDLSDDALAAIRNRKIGFVFQSFNLLARMSALEQVEMPLLYARDRQRRQRAEEALAVVGLEDRMHHKPSELSGGQQQRVAIARALVGNPSMVLADEPTGNLDTATANEIMELLVLLNEERRITTLIVTHEADVAARTQRVIRMVDGTVATDDLTACAESGV